DNA sequence from the Leptospirillum ferrooxidans C2-3 genome:
ATCGGAGAAGGATCTCTTCGGGCGGTCGGAGTCAAATCGTCCTGCAGAAGGTGCGTGACCAGATTCTCTTGGCCTGTCAGAGCGGTCCCTGGACTGGAAGCGATCCCCTGAAGGCCTGTCTTGTCGATCGGAGAAGGATCTCTTCGGGCGGCCGGAATCGAAGCGTCCCGCGGAAGGCGAATGTCCGGTATCTCTTGGCCTGTCGGAGCGGTCCCAGGACTGGAAGCGATCCCCTGAGGGCCTGTCTTGTCGATCGGAAAAGGACCTCTGGTAAGATCTATTTTCGTTCGTATCGGATGTGATTTCTCCAGACCGCTCATAAGACTCTTTTTTTGCCAATAACGGATCTTCTATTTCAACAATTCCGGGATTTGCTGAAGTCTTTTTCTTTTGATCCACAAATTGCCTTGAGTGATTTGAATGTTCTGACGAGAAATCAACCTTTCTTTGTTGTGTAGGAAATCTGGAAGGGTTCCCTTGTGTGTTCTTTTGAGGATAAGTCCCTTCCGGCGTTAAAAGCTGTTTGATTTCATCGGGGGAAACAACCCTGAATTCACCTGGGTCAAGACCCTTGAGATCGAGATTCCCGAACGAAATGCGGGTAAGTTTCAGAACAAAATAATTAAATGTTTCAAAAATCCGTCGGACTTCTCTATTTCGTCCTTCTGTGAGAGTAATCCGATACCAGGCATTCGTCTCAGTTGTCCGTTCGTGTTCGACTTCAATCGGTGCAACAGGGTGTCCGTCAAGGCGCACTTTCCCAAGCCGGATGAGGTCGAGGTGTCTCGGGTCGACGCCTCCTTGTATTTTGACCAGATAGGTTCTGGGAATCGCAAACCTTGGATGGAGAATTCGTTGGGACAAATCTCCGTTGTTCGTCAGGAGCAGTACCCCCTCGGTTTGAAAATCAAGCCTGCCGATATGTAAAAGTGGAGATATGTTCGGAAAGAAGTCCTTGAGTGTTGGCTTTCCGTCTGGATCAAATACAGCTGAGATGACCCCCTTGGGTTTGTAGAATAGAAACAGAAATGTTTCCTTTTCCCTTGGAAGAACTCTCCCCTCAACGACGACAACATCCCTTTCTGGATCGACTTTTGTTCCTGGAGTTGTTTCTACTTTCCCATTAACGGTAACAAGTCCTCCGGCAATCAGTTCTTCTGCGTTTCTTCTGGAAGTGATTCCACGGTGAGCCAAAAGCTTTTGCAGTCTGACCTCTCCCGATAAGCTTGTCGGATATTCGCTGTCATTTTTTCCATTATTGTTGTTTATTTGGTAATCATCCTGATCAGGCATGGTGTTTTAACCGTTCTATTCCCATTCAATCGTGCTGGGAGGTTTGGGGGATATATCGTGAACGACTCGGTTAATTCCCCTGACCTCTGAAATGATCCGATGGGAAATCCGGATGAGGACATTATGGGGAATTTCTCCAATATCGGCTGTCATGCCGTCGACACTTGTGACTGTCCGCACGGCAATCGCATTCTCATAAGTTCTTTGATCGCCCATGACTCCAACAGAGTGAACAGGAAGAAGAACTGCAAAATATTGCCAAAGAGATTGCCCGGTGTCTGTACCATCAAGTTCTTCACGGACGATACGGTCGGCTTCGCGAACCATTCGGATGCGATCCGTGGTGATGGATCCAAGGATCCGGATGGCAAGCCCCGGACCAGGGAAAGGTTGTCGATGAACAAAATGGTCTGGTAATCCCAACTCTTTACCGATGATGCGTACTTCATCCTTAAAAAGCTCTCTTAGGGGCTCAACGAGAGAAAAAGGCATTCTTTTGGGAAGACCTCCCACGTTATGGTGACTTTTGATTACGCTGGACGAGCCCTTACTGGATACACTTTCGATGACATCAGGATAGAGCGTACCTTGAGCGAGATATTTCGGCATTCCCAACTGCTTGGCTTCTTTTTGGAAAACATGAATAAAGGTTCGACCAATGATTTTTCTTTTGCGTTCAGGATCCTTCACCCCAGCGAGTCGTTTTAGAAATAACTCGGAGCTGTGGGAAACCACCAAAGGGAGTTTCAAGGATTGTAGATCCCTGACAATGGATTGTGTTTCTCCTGCTCGCATGAGCCCATTGTCAACGTAAACCGCGGTGAATTGCTTTCCTACCGCCCTATGGCAAAGAAGGGCTGTTACCGTTGAATCAATTCCGCCTGAAAGGGCACAGATGAGAGAATCCTTTTTCACCGAATTTCGGATTTCTTCAACTTTTCGATCGATATAACCGGTAAGTGACCAGTTGGGCTCTATTCCAGCGATATCCTTCAGAAATGTCTGAATAAATTTGATGCCACTTCTTGTTTGTGTCACTTCAGGATGAAACTGAACTCCAAATAATTTTGCTTTGGGATTCTCCATGGCGGCATAAGGAGTTGTCTTTGTATGTCCTGCCCCGGAAAAACCTGGGGGAAGGTCAATAATACTGTCACCATGGCTCATCAGGACCGGATCTCCATCAGGAAATACCGTCCATAAGGGAGAAATGGTTTTTTCACGGTAAAAACCTGTCACTCCGTATTCCCTAATATCGGCAGGAACAACCTTGCCACCAAGAGTCTTGGCCATGATCTGCATCCCATAACAGATGCCAAGAACAGGGATCCCAAGCTTGAACAGATCCGGGTTTATGGAAGGTGCGTCCTGTTCAAAAACAGAGGATGGACCGCCTGAAAGAATAATGGCAAGAGGGGCTTTTTCTTTGACTTGGTCAATGGATGTCGAAAAGGGATGGATTTCGGAATAGATTCCTAATTCCCTGACTCTTCGTGCAATATTTTGAGTCAGTTGGGATCCAAAGTCCAAGATAACTACAGGCCGGGGTATTGAGAGATTATTCAATTGCAAATTCTCCGATTAAAGGCGGGAAAACTAATCTTTTGGATGGAAAGAGATGGAAAATCAGCTTTCGTCCCATTCCCGGCGGTAGTTGGGGGCTTCTTTGGTAACGATAACATCGTGAACGTGACTCTCCCTTAGACCGGAGGAGGAGATTCTGATGAAATAGGCTTTTTCCTGAAGTTCCGGAATCGTTTTGCAACCGCAATAACCCATACCGGATCTGAGGCCACCTGCTAGCTGGTAGACCATATCGGCGAGCTTCCCCTTATGAGGCACCCGTCCCTCGATACCTTCTGGGACAAGTTTCTTTGCTCCGGCCTGCCCGTATCTATCGGCTCCTCCCCGTTCCATCGCACCGATGGAGCCCATTCCACGATAGGTTTTATACGATCTGCCCTGAAAGAGAACCGTTTCGCCAGGAGACTCTTCTGTTCCCGCAAAAAGGGAGCCAAGCATGACGGCAGTTGCTCCTGCCGCAAGGGCTTTTGTGATATCACCGGAGTATTTGATACCACCGTCGGCAATAATGGGGACTTTATGTTTTTTTGCAATTTTGCTGACATTGGAGATGGCTGTTAGCTGTGGAACGCCTGCTCCGGCAACAATTCGTGTTGTGCAAATGGATCCCGGACCAACTCCGACCTTAAGAACATTAGCGCCAGCTTTAATCAATGTTTCAGCTGCTTCTCCAGTAGCGATGTTGCCGGCCATGATTGGAAGATCAGGATGATTTTTACGAATTTCACGGATCATTTCAACAACAGCTTTCGAATGGCCATGTGCGGTATCGATGACCAGAATGTCAACTTGTGCTTTTACCAGAAGGGCTGCTCGTTCTACTGCCGATGCTCCGACTCCCACGGCTGCACCGACGACCAATCGACCTTTTGAGTCTTTTGCAGAATTGGGGTATTTGATCTTTTTCTCAATGTCCTTGATGGTGATCAATCCCTGAAGGTGACCATCTTCATCGACAACGGGAAGCTTTTCAATGTGATGATGCTGGAAAAGTTCTTTTGCCGAATCGAGAGTTGTTCCGACCGGGACTGTGACAAGGTTCTTGCTGGTCATGACCTCAGAAATCTTTTTGGTAGAGCCGGTTTCAAATCTCAGGTCCCGATTGGTGACAATGCCAACAAGCTTCCTGTTTTTGATCACAGGGATGCCGGATATTCTAAAAGTGCTCATGATCCCGAAGGCTTCCCCGACGGTTTGGTCAGGGCCAATCGTGATGGGATCGGTGATCATGCCGGATTCAGACTTTTTGACTTTATCTACTTCATGGGCTTGGTCTTCAGCGGACATTGCCCGATGAATGATCCCCATTCCGCCTTCGCGTGCAAGGGCTATAGCCATTCGGGCTTCGGTCACCGTGTCCATCGCAGCTGACAAGACGGGCAGGTTAAGAGTGATCCCAGGTACGATTGTAACCGTTGTATCAACGTCGCCTGGCATATACTCTGAATATTGTGGGACGAGAATAACATCATCGAAGGTTAGACCAGTCGGGACGGGTTCTTGAAGCATTCTGACCTCTCTTTTAAAATTTTATATCTGGTAATGATATTCCTTTTTGGATGGATGGGTCAAATATTCTCTGGGTAAGCGGGTAATAGCTGGTGGCTTGGAATAGCTCTTTCCCCGGAGACTTTACTATTCAAGCGCTTGGACTCTATCCGAAAGAATGTATCAGTATTCCTGTTTCCTCCGGGGTTATCCGGCAGTTGGTCAATCCATTGCGCCTGCCACGTTTGATATGACCGACGAACGTGAATGATATGGTGCTGAAATGGACACGTTCGAATGGAGGTGAAGGATCCCCTGACTTTTGAAAAACCAAAGCCATGAAAGCGTTACCAAACTTTCGCCACATCAAGAAATATCATCTTGAGAGAGAGCGAATGGTCGGATGAGTTTCTCTCCCCCACATAGAAACCGTTTAGGGGAAGGCAGAGAGGATCTCCTTGTCGGTCAATATGGGCGAAGACATCCGGCATTGGTCGAAGCTTGACCCTCCAGCAACTCTGGAGGGTCAAGCCGGCCACAGTCGATGACCCACAAGAATAGGGAGCCATCTGGTCAATTCGTGCTTCCTCACCAAGAGCATTCTTTCTGATGACCAAAAGCAAAGAGAAAGAACCCGGATCCTGATGTGAGGAATTGCCAAGAGGACGCTGTCATCCCTGCCGGGATTTTCCGGATGAGGGAAGGGGCTCGGGACCACGGGAAGCAAAGCCCTCATTGGAGGTTTACCTGTGGCTAGAAGGGAGGTTCGGGCTTGATCCTTTTTCAGTCGATGGCAATAAGATAAAGAGGGCCATCCGGCACGTTGGGGGAGCTCCGGATCAAGAGTGGTGCTCGTTCGGCATGGAAAGCACGGAGCCTAAGCCATCCTGTAAGATTGTTCTGGACAGTTTACTGAGGCTCTTTCCAGTTTTCAATCAAACCCCTCCGGACCATCTTTGCAAACAGGGTTGCTGTTCTTCCAGATCTGGATCCTCTCTCAAGAGCAAATTTTTTGGCCATCATGAATATCTCTGACAGAGGGGTTTTATGATCTGAGCGGCCGACAACCCATTCTAGATTTTCAAATAGGGAAAACTCTTTTTCCCAGTCGGCAGGGATAGATCCTATTGCTCCTTCTTCAACCAACTTATAGAGAACAATCTGCATATAGACCTTCATATCCGGTTCCCATGTGGATATGGTCAATCCGAATCGGTCAGACAATGCCATTGTTTCATCGATGATTTCGGATGATCGTATCGCATCCTCCCGGAGAGAGTGCCTTTCCTCGAGCAGATGGCGGTGATTGGATGTCACAATGAGTGCGACATGGGAGGGGAATTCCATGATGCCTCCGTCAAGGATTCCCCGGAAAGTATGAAGGAGAGGATCTCCTTCTCTGAAGTAAAGATCATCGATCAAAATAATCGAAGGAGCCGTTGTTTCTGAAAGCACATCAATCAGAGGAACAATATCATGGATACCCTCCCTTGCTATCTGGACAAGATGACAAGGGGCGCTATGGATAGGAAAAGGGGGGGTGTTCAGCTTCTGCCATGCGGCAAGGGCGAGGGAAGTTTTTCCTGTGCCCCTGAAGCCTTCAATCAGTGTTGGAAGAGGGTTGAGACCGGTCCTTATCCCCAAAAGGTTCTGGAACAACTGCTTGGAAGCATTTTCCATTCCAACAAGTTGTTCTGCCAAAATGGTTCTTGGGTGGTGGATCGGATATAGCACCGAGCCTCCACCAGGTTCTGACAAGAGTCGGAAGACAAGACCTTCCCTGGAGAGAGCTCCTACGGCTGCTTGCCTGTCAAGCATCTAGAGTAACGGATCGCATGTTCCGCTCCCTGGTTCGATCGAAGATGTGTCTTCAAGCAGTTCAAATTTCCGAAACAGGAGGAGATCGTACAGGCGGCCTGCCTCAATCCGGATAGAGGGAGATTCCAGCAGGAACTGTTTTTCCGTTGGCGTAAAAGGAAGGAACGCAGACCAATGATGGACGAGTGATTCATGGTCGAGATTGGATTCCTTGATCCAAGATAACTCTCTTGTCAAATCAAGTGTCTCGACCATTTCATCAACGACATTGGAGAGTCGTTCAAAAAGGAGTGGAGAGAGTATTTCCTCAGAAAGCTCTTCTCTCGTCTCAATCATTCCTGTTCGAAATGGCTCTGAGGGAATTTCTGAGATGAGTTCAAAAGAGGATATTCCCAGAAGGGTAATATAATAGCGGCCATCAGGAAGCTGATTGTGTTGAATGATCCTTCCCAGACACCCAATCGATTCCATTGGTGGATTCTGATCGTATTGGTTTTCCCAGCCATCTTTTAAGAACATCATCCCTATTAGCCCTTCGCCGGAGATGGCCTCGGCAATCATGGCGCGATAGCGAGGCTCAAAAATATGGAGCGGTCTGAGCGTTTTTGGAAAAAGGACAACATTAGGCAAGGGAAAGAGAGGAACAGTCATATTCATGGATTTTCTCCGCATATGAAATGAGTCAGGATTGTCGAATATCCTATCGGTAATGATATCTCAAAAGGTGAGCTGTTCTTCTCAATCCTCCAGGAAGAGAACATATTTGCCATTACTCTTCTTGATAATGCCTTTTTCATCAGGAAATGCGATTCCAAATAGAGCCAGGTTGCCAAACCAGACAGTTATGTCCGGTGAATAGGTGAAGGTCAATATCTTTCCTGAGACTCTTTCTGACAGATGACTCATTGTCTGGTCAAGGTCCGGGTATTCCCCAACTTTAACGAGATGATGGCTTTGCACAATCTTTGTCTGATAGCTTCGGTCGTGAAGGTGATTCTTGCCCCAAATACTGAAAAACGTCATTAACACAACAAGTAGTATGACCATTACCTTGATCTGGGAGATCATGATCTTGAGTGCCGCAGTCCAAGCACTGTCCGCATCTTTTTGTGGTTGTGACAAAAAGTCCTCCTAGACATTTTCTAAAAAAAGGAGAGGTTGTTCAATTCACTGTATCACTGACAAAACTCTTGGGAAATGATAGCCTTTTCTTGGAAGCTTGAACAACTTTTTCTAGAATTCCACCCTGTACTGAAGGAGTCTCGTCGTTGGAATATGCCATTAGATCGGCAGATATCTCGGATGTCGACACTCTCGCTTCCTTTTGGGTCCGGCTCATGGAAGAGGAGGCTCCCCCATTGTCCGAGGCTGGTCCGACTGGTTTTTCTGACTGTAAAAAATCCCTTTTGAACATGTTGCCGGTCAAAGATCGTGTTCATGGTGAGATTCTGGAGTATAAGGGAACCCCCGTAGGATTCGTTCTCGGATATACGTATGAGAGGCCATACGGTTCCCCCCGTTTTGCTGGACAGATCTTGCACTGGTATGTGCTTCCGGAGCATCGCGGACACGGAGAAGGCAGAAGACTTCTCCGTGTCCTGATGGATTGGATGGCTGAACGGAAGGTCCAGATTCTTGAGGTCATGGCAAAAGATGATCCAGGGAGAAATATTGCCTGGGCATCAATGGGCTTTTCCGTGACGCTAAAAATGCATGGAAAAAAACTTTGAAGTCGTAAATGGATTGATCTCTTAATGATTTAATTCTCTGGAAGGTCATCGTGACCAGTTCCTGAGCCAAGAGTCCCCTCCCATCGGGCAAGAAGAAACCCTCGAATGAATGTATCGATTTCTCCGTCAAGAATATCGTTGACCCGCGAAGACTCCAATCCGGTCCTATGATCCTTGATCAATTGGTAAGGTTGTAGAACGTACGATCTTATCTGGTGTCCCCATCCAATTTCTTTCTTGTTTTGTGCCCCGGCAATCTTGTCAAGCTCTTCTTTTTGTTTCGTTTTTTCAAGTTCATAGAGCTTTGCCCGTAAAACCTTAAACGCCATTTCCCTGTTTTGAAGCTGAGAGCGTTCATTTTGGCTGGAAATCACAATTCCTGTTGGCATATGTGTCAGTCGGATTGCGGAAGATGTTTTGTTAACATGCTGACCGCCGGCTGATGACGCGCGAAAAGTATCAACCCTGATGTCCTCATCCCTGATATCAACAACGATATCATCATCAAGTTCCGGATATACAAAAACTGAGGCAAATGATGTATGTCTCCTTTTGTTGGAGTCAAAGGGAGAGATCCTGACGAGACG
Encoded proteins:
- the prfB gene encoding peptide chain release factor 2 codes for the protein MKKDWTRSGGIFDQGRLRGQLEQIESQTQSPEFWKDSSRATKLLKEKSTLEKRLEQINALCAKEEEIKALIDLADDPEFLRELSTVGPDFSQFVQQFELNEILSDKESDNPALIDIHPGAGGTESQDWAQMLLRMYMRWGERHGMTVEVIDLQSGDEAGIKSATIRIKGEHAFGYLSSEAGIHRLVRISPFDSNKRRHTSFASVFVYPELDDDIVVDIRDEDIRVDTFRASSAGGQHVNKTSSAIRLTHMPTGIVISSQNERSQLQNREMAFKVLRAKLYELEKTKQKEELDKIAGAQNKKEIGWGHQIRSYVLQPYQLIKDHRTGLESSRVNDILDGEIDTFIRGFLLARWEGTLGSGTGHDDLPEN
- the guaB gene encoding IMP dehydrogenase — its product is MLQEPVPTGLTFDDVILVPQYSEYMPGDVDTTVTIVPGITLNLPVLSAAMDTVTEARMAIALAREGGMGIIHRAMSAEDQAHEVDKVKKSESGMITDPITIGPDQTVGEAFGIMSTFRISGIPVIKNRKLVGIVTNRDLRFETGSTKKISEVMTSKNLVTVPVGTTLDSAKELFQHHHIEKLPVVDEDGHLQGLITIKDIEKKIKYPNSAKDSKGRLVVGAAVGVGASAVERAALLVKAQVDILVIDTAHGHSKAVVEMIREIRKNHPDLPIMAGNIATGEAAETLIKAGANVLKVGVGPGSICTTRIVAGAGVPQLTAISNVSKIAKKHKVPIIADGGIKYSGDITKALAAGATAVMLGSLFAGTEESPGETVLFQGRSYKTYRGMGSIGAMERGGADRYGQAGAKKLVPEGIEGRVPHKGKLADMVYQLAGGLRSGMGYCGCKTIPELQEKAYFIRISSSGLRESHVHDVIVTKEAPNYRREWDES
- the guaA gene encoding glutamine-hydrolyzing GMP synthase, whose product is MNNLSIPRPVVILDFGSQLTQNIARRVRELGIYSEIHPFSTSIDQVKEKAPLAIILSGGPSSVFEQDAPSINPDLFKLGIPVLGICYGMQIMAKTLGGKVVPADIREYGVTGFYREKTISPLWTVFPDGDPVLMSHGDSIIDLPPGFSGAGHTKTTPYAAMENPKAKLFGVQFHPEVTQTRSGIKFIQTFLKDIAGIEPNWSLTGYIDRKVEEIRNSVKKDSLICALSGGIDSTVTALLCHRAVGKQFTAVYVDNGLMRAGETQSIVRDLQSLKLPLVVSHSSELFLKRLAGVKDPERKRKIIGRTFIHVFQKEAKQLGMPKYLAQGTLYPDVIESVSSKGSSSVIKSHHNVGGLPKRMPFSLVEPLRELFKDEVRIIGKELGLPDHFVHRQPFPGPGLAIRILGSITTDRIRMVREADRIVREELDGTDTGQSLWQYFAVLLPVHSVGVMGDQRTYENAIAVRTVTSVDGMTADIGEIPHNVLIRISHRIISEVRGINRVVHDISPKPPSTIEWE
- a CDS encoding LON peptidase substrate-binding domain-containing protein; the protein is MNMTVPLFPLPNVVLFPKTLRPLHIFEPRYRAMIAEAISGEGLIGMMFLKDGWENQYDQNPPMESIGCLGRIIQHNQLPDGRYYITLLGISSFELISEIPSEPFRTGMIETREELSEEILSPLLFERLSNVVDEMVETLDLTRELSWIKESNLDHESLVHHWSAFLPFTPTEKQFLLESPSIRIEAGRLYDLLLFRKFELLEDTSSIEPGSGTCDPLL
- a CDS encoding DUF815 domain-containing protein, which encodes MLYPIHHPRTILAEQLVGMENASKQLFQNLLGIRTGLNPLPTLIEGFRGTGKTSLALAAWQKLNTPPFPIHSAPCHLVQIAREGIHDIVPLIDVLSETTAPSIILIDDLYFREGDPLLHTFRGILDGGIMEFPSHVALIVTSNHRHLLEERHSLREDAIRSSEIIDETMALSDRFGLTISTWEPDMKVYMQIVLYKLVEEGAIGSIPADWEKEFSLFENLEWVVGRSDHKTPLSEIFMMAKKFALERGSRSGRTATLFAKMVRRGLIENWKEPQ
- a CDS encoding GNAT family N-acetyltransferase, with the translated sequence MEYAIRSADISDVDTLASFWVRLMEEEAPPLSEAGPTGFSDCKKSLLNMLPVKDRVHGEILEYKGTPVGFVLGYTYERPYGSPRFAGQILHWYVLPEHRGHGEGRRLLRVLMDWMAERKVQILEVMAKDDPGRNIAWASMGFSVTLKMHGKKL
- a CDS encoding pseudouridine synthase; the encoded protein is MPDQDDYQINNNNGKNDSEYPTSLSGEVRLQKLLAHRGITSRRNAEELIAGGLVTVNGKVETTPGTKVDPERDVVVVEGRVLPREKETFLFLFYKPKGVISAVFDPDGKPTLKDFFPNISPLLHIGRLDFQTEGVLLLTNNGDLSQRILHPRFAIPRTYLVKIQGGVDPRHLDLIRLGKVRLDGHPVAPIEVEHERTTETNAWYRITLTEGRNREVRRIFETFNYFVLKLTRISFGNLDLKGLDPGEFRVVSPDEIKQLLTPEGTYPQKNTQGNPSRFPTQQRKVDFSSEHSNHSRQFVDQKKKTSANPGIVEIEDPLLAKKESYERSGEITSDTNENRSYQRSFSDRQDRPSGDRFQSWDRSDRPRDTGHSPSAGRFDSGRPKRSFSDRQDRPSGDRFQSRDRSDRPRESGHAPSAGRFDSDRPKRSFSDRQDRPSGDRFQSRDRSDRPRDTGHSPSAGRFDSDRPKRSFSDRQDRPSGDRFQSRDRSDRPRESGHAPSAGRFDSDRPKRSFSDRQDRPSGDRFQSRDRSDRPRESGHAPSAGRFDSDRPKRSFSDRQDRPSGDRFQSRDRSDRPRDTGHSPSAGRFDSDRPKRSFSDRQDRPSVDRFQSRDRSDRPRESGHAPSAGRFDSDRPKRSFSDRQDRPSGDRFQSRDRSDRPRESGHAPSAGRFDSDRPKRSFSDRQDRPSGDRFQSRDRSDRPRESGHAFSGDSSRERQNSSQGSGERTRPHNPSSRPTRRPGQGSGPSRNGKPKTRRS